A genome region from Candidatus Melainabacteria bacterium includes the following:
- a CDS encoding TIGR00730 family Rossman fold protein, with protein sequence MSDTQFVLDEMTARDTWRIFRIMAELVEGFDELSKIGPAVSMFGSARCGPDSEEYKLAEVIARKLAERGFAVITGGGPGIMEAGNKGALAAGGTSIGLNIQLPREQQGNRHQTVSVDFKYFFVRKLMFVKYAMAFVIMPGGFGSLDELFEALTLIQTRRIKHFPLFLVDSKFWQPLLDWLRTDVVRRGFLSEVELDLITVVDDPDELVEQIVWCDQEKCYLSEHGILTYPKRNGSGAIVESGSTTSGSSAGVETPHNNSLDEKL encoded by the coding sequence ATGTCGGACACACAATTCGTCTTAGATGAAATGACTGCGCGCGATACGTGGCGCATTTTCAGAATCATGGCCGAGCTGGTCGAAGGCTTCGACGAATTGTCAAAGATAGGTCCGGCCGTATCGATGTTTGGCTCAGCTCGCTGCGGACCTGATTCTGAGGAGTATAAATTAGCGGAGGTGATCGCCCGCAAGCTGGCTGAAAGAGGTTTCGCTGTAATCACAGGCGGCGGACCGGGAATTATGGAAGCCGGTAACAAAGGTGCACTCGCCGCCGGCGGTACATCTATTGGGTTGAATATTCAACTGCCGCGCGAGCAGCAAGGCAACCGGCATCAGACTGTCTCTGTGGACTTCAAATATTTCTTTGTGCGTAAATTGATGTTTGTCAAATACGCCATGGCATTTGTGATCATGCCGGGTGGTTTTGGCTCGCTTGACGAATTATTCGAAGCCCTGACATTGATTCAAACCCGGCGTATCAAGCACTTTCCGCTCTTTCTGGTCGATTCCAAATTCTGGCAGCCGCTCCTGGATTGGCTGCGCACTGATGTTGTGCGCCGAGGCTTCCTTTCAGAAGTCGAGCTTGACCTAATAACCGTCGTTGACGACCCGGATGAGCTGGTCGAACAAATTGTCTGGTGTGACCAGGAAAAATGTTATCTGTCTGAGCACGGCATCCTTACTTATCCCAAGCGCAACGGTTCCGGTGCAATTGTAGAGTCTGGTTCGACGACCTCGGGCTCGTCGGCTGGCGTTGAAACGCCGCATAACAACAGTCTGGACGAGAAGCTCTAG
- a CDS encoding MATE family efflux transporter, translated as MVALQELEDICVQDGQDSVITSGSTWAAIWHMSWPSLVQMITIAAASFVDVWVAGKLGSDVQAAIGVGGQVWFFMIMLAVALCAGATAIVSRYWGAKDMEGAIEAARQSLVFGLLFGISSATVGFLLAKPFFHLLGSSPKVEDLGWQYMKWDIWSQIPFTMLWITNSIFRAKGNAKTPMAIWILMVSLVIALDFTFCLGPFHFGIAGFGMAWLLAGTIGTAVALYILSKSDIGDCLNPKLILHTGFNKEWIVRLMKIGIPACIQDIAWVGGNFVLFLIFAQTKDPTSCQAAWAIGLRLEEMVAGLPIHALSMAIATIVGQNLGAKQPDRAEKAGWQVAAVGSAFNLLCGVLMFCFAEQIARVMSADETVVQHTASYLRIIGICEPFVAAWITLFGAMQGAGYTNWPMWVSCFFLTAVRLPLAYYLTVTLQWGPSGTWTAMSSTAMVIGLIAIWRFKTGIWKNQKV; from the coding sequence ATGGTTGCACTTCAAGAGCTTGAAGATATTTGCGTGCAGGATGGTCAGGATTCCGTGATCACATCCGGCTCGACGTGGGCAGCCATCTGGCACATGTCCTGGCCTTCGCTCGTGCAGATGATCACAATTGCTGCAGCCAGCTTCGTCGATGTCTGGGTAGCCGGCAAGTTAGGCAGCGACGTGCAAGCCGCTATCGGTGTCGGTGGGCAGGTCTGGTTCTTCATGATCATGCTGGCCGTGGCACTGTGCGCAGGCGCAACTGCGATCGTCAGCCGTTACTGGGGTGCGAAAGACATGGAAGGCGCCATCGAGGCAGCCAGACAGTCACTCGTATTCGGACTGCTTTTCGGCATAAGCTCCGCAACGGTCGGCTTCCTGCTCGCCAAGCCGTTCTTTCACCTGCTTGGCTCTTCACCCAAGGTGGAGGATCTGGGCTGGCAATACATGAAGTGGGATATCTGGTCACAGATTCCGTTCACGATGTTGTGGATCACAAACTCCATATTCAGAGCTAAAGGCAACGCGAAGACGCCTATGGCTATATGGATTTTGATGGTATCGCTCGTCATCGCGCTCGACTTCACGTTCTGCCTTGGACCGTTCCACTTCGGCATCGCCGGGTTCGGAATGGCCTGGCTTCTGGCTGGAACAATCGGAACGGCAGTGGCGCTGTACATTCTGAGCAAATCCGACATCGGAGATTGTTTGAATCCAAAGCTCATCTTGCACACTGGTTTCAACAAAGAGTGGATTGTGCGACTGATGAAGATAGGCATCCCAGCCTGTATCCAGGACATCGCATGGGTCGGAGGAAACTTCGTTCTCTTCCTCATCTTTGCCCAGACCAAAGACCCGACCTCGTGCCAGGCGGCATGGGCTATCGGTCTGAGACTGGAAGAGATGGTAGCGGGTCTGCCCATACATGCATTGAGCATGGCCATCGCCACCATTGTCGGACAGAATCTCGGAGCAAAACAGCCAGACAGAGCTGAGAAAGCAGGATGGCAGGTGGCAGCTGTGGGCAGCGCCTTCAACTTGTTATGCGGAGTGTTGATGTTCTGCTTTGCAGAGCAGATCGCCCGGGTAATGAGTGCAGACGAAACTGTCGTACAGCACACAGCGTCATACCTGCGTATCATCGGCATCTGCGAACCATTCGTGGCAGCATGGATTACCTTGTTCGGTGCAATGCAAGGAGCCGGTTACACGAACTGGCCGATGTGGGTGAGCTGCTTCTTCCTGACCGCCGTAAGACTGCCGCTGGCGTATTACCTGACGGTGACACTGCAGTGGGGACCAAGCGGTACGTGGACAGCGATGTCATCCACAGCCATGGTGATTGGTTTGATCGCTATCTGGCGCTTCAAAACAGGCATCTGGAAGAACCAGAAGGTCTGA
- a CDS encoding 2,3-bisphosphoglycerate-independent phosphoglycerate mutase, producing MLVPPVTLLILDGWGYTEEKRGNSIKAAKTPNYSNMLSKFPNSLLQASGIHVGLPPGLMGNSEVGHLTIGSGRVVIQKLTLISNTIADGTFFRNPVLAQAAEVAKAPGKALHIIGLVSDGCVHSSPDHLDALIELAKRNGVNELVVHPILDGRDTPPRSALRFMRELQEKLAGIGKIGVVCGRYYAMDRDNRWERIEKYWRALVLGDAPAAESATKAVEESYAENLNDEFVLPRIVTARPIQDGDAVICFNFRPDRVRQISRALTQENFEPFLRPVVPSVFYGCMTEYDSSLNIPVAFNPSQLPSQDIDNSLPEWMSCHHKAQFHTAETEKYAHVTYFLNGGKEAACDEEVRQLVPSLKIATYDLAPQMQTPQVCEVACQSIASGKYPFIVLNFANPDMVGHTGMLEAAVNAIESVDEAFGMLLEATSAAQGSLVITADHGNCEQMIDLRTGEPHTAHTTNPVPLVVADFQASDPLGLKTGTKLGDGSLADVAPTVLALMGMEKPRQMTGNSLFKR from the coding sequence CTGCTTGTGCCACCTGTAACTTTATTGATTTTAGACGGCTGGGGATACACCGAAGAAAAGCGTGGTAACTCGATCAAAGCAGCGAAAACCCCCAACTACAGCAATATGCTGTCCAAATTTCCCAACAGCTTATTGCAGGCATCGGGCATCCACGTCGGTCTGCCTCCAGGTCTGATGGGCAACTCAGAAGTCGGTCATTTAACGATAGGCTCCGGACGTGTTGTTATTCAAAAACTGACTTTAATAAGCAACACCATCGCAGATGGCACTTTTTTCAGAAATCCTGTTCTGGCTCAAGCAGCCGAAGTTGCCAAAGCCCCGGGTAAGGCTTTGCATATTATCGGATTGGTCAGTGACGGATGCGTTCACTCAAGCCCGGACCATCTCGACGCCCTGATTGAACTGGCGAAACGCAACGGCGTCAATGAACTGGTGGTGCATCCGATTCTGGACGGACGCGACACGCCGCCGCGTTCGGCACTGCGATTCATGAGAGAACTGCAGGAAAAGCTTGCAGGCATAGGCAAAATCGGCGTTGTCTGCGGCAGATACTATGCCATGGACCGCGATAATCGCTGGGAGAGAATTGAAAAGTACTGGCGCGCCCTTGTTCTTGGTGATGCGCCGGCAGCAGAGTCGGCGACTAAAGCTGTCGAAGAGTCTTATGCCGAAAATCTCAACGATGAATTTGTGCTGCCTCGCATAGTTACAGCCAGACCAATTCAGGACGGAGACGCAGTGATTTGCTTCAACTTCCGACCAGATCGCGTCAGGCAGATAAGCCGAGCCCTGACTCAGGAGAACTTCGAACCATTTTTGCGGCCCGTCGTCCCCTCAGTTTTCTACGGCTGCATGACCGAATACGACAGTTCACTCAACATACCGGTGGCTTTCAACCCTTCGCAACTGCCTTCACAGGATATAGACAACTCTCTGCCTGAGTGGATGTCGTGTCATCACAAAGCACAATTCCACACTGCAGAAACCGAGAAATATGCCCATGTCACTTATTTCCTTAATGGTGGCAAAGAGGCGGCATGCGATGAAGAAGTACGGCAGTTGGTTCCCTCTTTGAAAATCGCCACCTACGATCTGGCACCACAAATGCAAACGCCTCAGGTCTGCGAAGTCGCTTGTCAATCAATTGCCTCAGGCAAGTATCCTTTTATAGTTTTGAATTTCGCCAATCCTGATATGGTCGGTCACACAGGCATGCTCGAAGCCGCAGTAAACGCTATCGAATCAGTCGACGAAGCATTCGGCATGCTGCTCGAGGCGACCAGCGCTGCTCAGGGGTCACTTGTAATCACAGCGGATCATGGCAACTGCGAACAAATGATCGATTTGCGCACAGGGGAACCGCATACGGCTCACACCACCAACCCGGTACCACTTGTGGTGGCAGACTTTCAAGCCTCCGACCCGCTCGGCTTGAAAACCGGCACCAAATTAGGTGACGGCAGTTTAGCCGACGTAGCACCGACAGTCCTTGCTCTCATGGGCATGGAAAAGCCCAGACAAATGACCGGTAATTCTCTTTTTAAAAGATAA
- a CDS encoding DNA repair protein RadC: protein MARKQSLLEKFDYGVPKIRLCLVNEHKIAREPYPIQSPLDASRLLKPLRQASEEYFLSLHLNARNEVIGIHEVSHGTLSSSLVHPREVFKAALMANSYAIIVCHNHPSGSTITPSKEDIDTTKQLLNAGKLMGIAVIDHLIVSPLQSDDVYSLRENMPHLWQK, encoded by the coding sequence ATGGCAAGAAAACAGAGCCTGCTGGAAAAGTTCGACTATGGTGTGCCGAAAATTCGGCTGTGCCTGGTCAACGAACACAAAATTGCGCGCGAGCCCTATCCGATCCAATCGCCACTGGACGCCAGCAGGCTCTTGAAGCCGCTCAGACAGGCAAGTGAAGAATACTTCCTCAGCCTGCATCTAAACGCAAGAAACGAGGTGATAGGCATTCATGAGGTATCTCACGGTACACTTTCATCCAGCCTTGTGCATCCACGAGAAGTCTTCAAAGCCGCACTGATGGCTAACAGCTACGCAATCATCGTTTGCCACAATCATCCCAGTGGCTCGACGATTACTCCCAGCAAAGAAGACATTGACACAACAAAACAACTTCTCAATGCCGGCAAATTGATGGGCATTGCAGTCATCGATCATTTGATTGTCAGCCCTCTCCAATCAGATGATGTTTACAGCTTGCGCGAAAACATGCCGCATCTCTGGCAAAAATAA
- a CDS encoding ribonuclease PH — protein MHRRRDNRQWDQLRPIKFTRHFTKNADGSVLVEFGDTKVFTTAKIEERVPAFLLGKGEGWITAEYSLLPGSTLQRSQREVTRGQPSGRTNEIQRLIGRCMRAVVDRRALGERTITLDCDVLQADGGTRVAAISGGFLALYDALLKLRKSGVWDDLPLLEHMAAVSVCQINNQILLDPNYQEDSQAEMDSNIVLTESGKILELQITAESKPFDNNKLPDLMAVAEKGVKEIIAMQYSALKQR, from the coding sequence ATGCATCGGCGGCGCGACAATCGGCAATGGGATCAGCTCAGACCGATAAAATTCACCAGGCACTTTACTAAAAACGCCGACGGCTCAGTGCTCGTCGAGTTCGGCGACACCAAGGTTTTCACTACCGCTAAGATCGAAGAAAGAGTGCCCGCATTCTTGCTTGGCAAAGGCGAAGGCTGGATTACAGCTGAGTACTCTCTTCTTCCAGGCTCCACCTTGCAGCGCTCCCAGCGCGAAGTGACACGCGGACAGCCCTCAGGCCGCACCAACGAAATTCAAAGGCTAATCGGCCGCTGTATGCGAGCCGTGGTCGACCGGCGAGCCCTTGGTGAACGAACGATTACGCTCGATTGTGATGTTCTTCAAGCCGATGGTGGCACCAGAGTTGCCGCAATCAGCGGTGGTTTTCTGGCTTTATATGACGCCCTTCTGAAACTGCGAAAATCAGGTGTCTGGGATGATTTGCCACTGCTCGAACACATGGCAGCAGTGAGCGTCTGCCAGATCAACAACCAGATTCTCCTTGATCCCAACTATCAGGAAGACTCACAGGCAGAAATGGACAGCAACATAGTTCTTACCGAATCCGGAAAGATTCTGGAACTGCAAATCACTGCCGAATCCAAACCATTCGACAACAATAAGTTGCCTGATCTGATGGCAGTTGCCGAAAAGGGCGTCAAAGAAATTATCGCCATGCAATATTCGGCTCTCAAACAGCGCTGA
- a CDS encoding electron transfer flavoprotein subunit alpha/FixB family protein, translating to MSQGILVFIEQRNGQIRKASAEALSEAVRQASKMNEPVSAVVVGEGAKTAVAEVNKYKPGKIYTVEGADFASYSTEGYAAAIADAVAKADPKFVFAAVTALSKDLMPRAAARLDAPCVSDVSELRANGSGLEAIKPMYSGKTLGVFEFNAPLAFVTLRPNVFPANEQDAAHQATVEELSVKPAQVRAKVTATHSAEGQKVELSEAAIIVSGGRGIKGPENWPILQNLCDVLGAALGASRAVVDAGWIDHGHQVGQTGKTVSPQLYIAVGISGAIQHLAGMSSSKVIVAINKDPEAPIFKYANYGVVGDVMEVVPKITEEVRKLHENN from the coding sequence ATGTCACAAGGTATTTTGGTTTTCATTGAACAGCGCAACGGTCAAATTCGCAAAGCCAGCGCTGAAGCACTGTCTGAAGCTGTGCGTCAGGCCTCCAAGATGAATGAGCCAGTCAGCGCAGTTGTTGTTGGTGAAGGTGCGAAAACCGCGGTTGCCGAGGTCAATAAGTACAAACCAGGCAAAATCTACACCGTTGAAGGCGCAGATTTCGCCAGTTATTCGACCGAAGGATATGCCGCTGCTATTGCAGATGCAGTAGCTAAAGCTGATCCTAAGTTTGTCTTTGCCGCTGTAACGGCGCTGTCTAAAGATTTGATGCCGCGAGCAGCGGCACGCCTGGATGCACCATGCGTTTCGGATGTGAGCGAATTGAGAGCAAACGGCTCAGGTCTGGAAGCAATCAAGCCGATGTACTCCGGCAAAACACTGGGTGTATTTGAATTCAACGCACCGCTCGCTTTTGTTACTTTGCGACCGAATGTGTTTCCGGCTAATGAGCAGGATGCCGCTCACCAGGCGACTGTTGAAGAGCTTTCTGTAAAGCCGGCTCAGGTGCGAGCCAAAGTGACCGCCACGCATTCTGCAGAAGGTCAGAAGGTTGAACTGAGCGAAGCCGCTATCATCGTATCTGGTGGCAGAGGCATCAAGGGACCGGAGAACTGGCCTATCTTGCAAAATCTCTGCGACGTTCTGGGAGCTGCACTTGGAGCCAGCCGCGCCGTTGTGGACGCAGGTTGGATCGATCATGGACACCAGGTCGGTCAAACAGGAAAAACTGTAAGCCCTCAGCTCTACATTGCAGTCGGCATCTCTGGCGCGATTCAGCATCTTGCCGGAATGTCTTCTTCTAAAGTGATCGTGGCGATAAACAAGGACCCTGAAGCACCAATATTCAAATACGCAAACTATGGCGTTGTTGGTGACGTTATGGAAGTTGTACCGAAAATTACTGAAGAAGTACGCAAGCTTCACGAAAACAACTAA
- a CDS encoding flavodoxin-dependent (E)-4-hydroxy-3-methylbut-2-enyl-diphosphate synthase encodes MVKRRESVPVKVGNAVIGGGAPVLVQSMTNTPTEDYKATAQQIKELAQAGSEIVRITVNTRDAAAAVPKIVSELEKQSLDIPIVGDFHYNGHLLLTDFPDCARLLAKYRINPGNVGWGEKHDENFQRMIDAALKWNKPVRIGVNWGSLDQDLLAKMMDENAQAPEPVDSHEVLIRAIVESAIQSAKMAEKLGLSRDKIILSAKVSEVPDMIEVYRRLAARCDHALHLGLTEAGMGMKGTVASTAALAVLLMDGIGDTIRVSLTPRPGASRTEEVEICQQILQSIGLRSFTAQVTACPGCGRTTSTLFQEMAQDIQKYLVEKRPTWQKLYPGSEELKVAVMGCIVNGPGESKHANIGISLPGTGEDPKAPVFVDGQHVTTLSGATIVPEFIKMLDSYVQNKFGLTAPVK; translated from the coding sequence ATGGTCAAGAGACGCGAATCGGTGCCGGTCAAAGTAGGCAATGCCGTCATTGGCGGAGGCGCGCCAGTGCTTGTGCAATCAATGACGAATACACCGACCGAAGACTACAAGGCAACAGCACAACAGATCAAAGAACTTGCTCAGGCCGGTTCAGAAATTGTGCGCATCACCGTCAACACTCGCGATGCGGCGGCAGCTGTGCCAAAAATTGTTTCTGAACTGGAGAAACAATCGCTAGATATACCTATCGTCGGCGACTTTCATTACAACGGTCATCTGCTTCTAACTGACTTTCCCGATTGCGCCAGACTGCTGGCAAAATACCGAATCAATCCGGGCAACGTCGGCTGGGGCGAAAAGCACGACGAGAACTTCCAACGCATGATCGATGCCGCCTTAAAGTGGAATAAGCCCGTGCGTATCGGAGTCAACTGGGGCTCGCTAGATCAAGACTTGCTCGCCAAAATGATGGACGAAAATGCTCAGGCTCCTGAGCCGGTCGATTCGCACGAAGTGCTGATTCGAGCCATTGTAGAAAGTGCCATTCAGTCAGCAAAAATGGCAGAAAAACTGGGACTGAGCCGAGACAAAATTATCTTGAGCGCCAAAGTTTCTGAAGTCCCAGACATGATAGAAGTCTACAGGCGACTGGCAGCGAGATGCGACCATGCTCTGCACCTGGGTCTGACGGAAGCGGGTATGGGCATGAAGGGCACTGTAGCGTCGACTGCAGCACTGGCAGTACTTCTGATGGATGGAATCGGCGACACTATCCGCGTCAGCCTCACGCCGCGCCCGGGGGCAAGCCGCACCGAAGAAGTAGAAATTTGCCAGCAGATTTTGCAATCAATCGGGCTTCGCTCTTTCACGGCGCAAGTGACAGCCTGTCCTGGTTGTGGGCGAACAACAAGCACCCTCTTTCAGGAAATGGCACAAGACATTCAGAAGTATCTCGTTGAGAAAAGACCCACCTGGCAAAAACTCTACCCCGGTTCAGAAGAGCTCAAAGTGGCTGTAATGGGTTGTATTGTTAACGGACCTGGTGAGTCTAAACACGCTAACATCGGCATTTCACTGCCGGGCACAGGCGAAGATCCCAAAGCACCTGTTTTCGTCGATGGTCAACATGTCACCACACTTAGTGGCGCGACAATCGTGCCTGAATTTATTAAGATGCTCGACTCATATGTGCAAAATAAATTCGGGCTGACCGCACCCGTGAAATAA
- the holA gene encoding DNA polymerase III subunit delta, whose amino-acid sequence MPVLIVAGDEEFELSRRVQDLRATLVDSNWASVNFLRLDNPPLQEIIEAAGTLPFGPGNKLVLIDRCELFTKKRSKSGDEGGKSESEGKGKEKDRERLLDDLEKSLASVAANTYVIFACPFNLDQTLKTTKAAQKHAKIEKFEKEKFYVGSPNGKLSSWCRTEAKRHGATIEDQAITYLLDGTEANLRQIAAEIEKAAIHVLPGNHITYQAVVQLSPYHSHVFALADYWLSGKGKEALASAEELLTRQSAMPIIATMQTMISKWILMKSLCEKFNHDLPTPPGVLRRELPMNELVRRVAGELKAKEFMIEKDLKRISKIPLERLIEKRLDLTRLENSIKTGMIPESHALQVFLAG is encoded by the coding sequence TTGCCAGTATTGATTGTTGCCGGTGATGAAGAGTTCGAACTTTCCAGGCGAGTTCAGGATTTGCGCGCCACTCTGGTTGATTCAAACTGGGCTTCGGTGAATTTTTTGCGCCTCGATAATCCGCCCCTGCAAGAGATTATCGAAGCAGCGGGGACCTTGCCCTTTGGTCCGGGCAATAAGCTTGTGCTCATCGATCGCTGCGAGTTGTTTACGAAAAAGCGCTCCAAAAGCGGCGATGAAGGCGGCAAATCCGAATCCGAAGGTAAGGGGAAAGAGAAAGACAGAGAACGCCTCTTAGATGATCTGGAAAAGTCACTGGCATCAGTGGCAGCGAACACGTATGTGATTTTTGCCTGCCCTTTCAATCTCGATCAGACGCTGAAAACCACTAAAGCAGCGCAGAAGCACGCCAAAATTGAAAAATTCGAGAAGGAAAAATTCTACGTTGGCAGTCCCAACGGCAAGTTGAGTTCGTGGTGTCGTACCGAAGCAAAACGGCACGGTGCGACCATTGAAGATCAAGCAATCACATACCTGCTTGACGGCACTGAAGCTAACTTGAGGCAGATCGCAGCCGAAATCGAGAAAGCGGCTATCCACGTTTTGCCTGGAAATCACATTACCTATCAGGCTGTCGTTCAACTCAGTCCATACCATTCACATGTTTTTGCCCTGGCTGATTACTGGTTGAGCGGCAAAGGCAAAGAAGCCCTTGCCAGCGCGGAAGAACTTTTGACCAGGCAGAGTGCTATGCCAATTATTGCCACCATGCAAACGATGATCTCAAAGTGGATACTGATGAAGTCGTTGTGCGAGAAGTTCAATCACGACTTGCCTACTCCTCCGGGGGTGCTGCGCCGCGAATTGCCGATGAATGAATTAGTACGTCGGGTGGCAGGCGAACTCAAGGCAAAGGAGTTTATGATAGAAAAAGATCTCAAGAGAATCTCCAAGATCCCGTTGGAAAGACTGATCGAAAAGCGCCTTGATTTGACGAGATTGGAAAATTCGATCAAAACGGGGATGATTCCTGAGAGTCATGCCTTGCAAGTTTTTCTTGCCGGTTAA
- a CDS encoding electron transfer flavoprotein beta subunit/FixA family protein: MKIAVCVKAVPDTEAKIVVSADKTNIDLSGVRFITSPYDEFAVEEALRIKEKHGGETVVISMGGDECTDVIRDSLARGIDSAIHLKDDDFKNLDPLSTGKVLAAAIKDGGYDVVLCGQQGVGGDNNQVPSILAELLDLPQATVLMKLEIEAGKFKAEREVEGAHDTVEGSLPAVFSAQKGLNEPRYSSIKGVMAARKKEIAVKDAAALGVKGKVGGDQRKVKLKEMLMPPDRPSGKKIEGDPDTQAKTLVQLLRSEARVI; encoded by the coding sequence TTGAAGATTGCTGTGTGTGTGAAAGCCGTGCCTGACACGGAAGCTAAGATCGTCGTCAGCGCCGACAAGACGAATATCGACCTAAGCGGTGTGCGTTTTATCACTAGCCCATACGATGAGTTTGCGGTCGAAGAGGCTTTGAGAATCAAAGAGAAGCACGGCGGTGAGACGGTCGTGATCTCGATGGGTGGAGATGAGTGCACAGACGTGATTCGTGACTCGCTTGCCCGTGGCATCGATTCAGCGATTCACTTGAAAGATGACGATTTCAAGAATTTGGACCCTCTGAGCACCGGCAAGGTTCTCGCTGCTGCCATCAAAGATGGTGGCTATGATGTTGTTCTTTGCGGTCAGCAAGGCGTCGGCGGCGACAACAACCAGGTGCCCTCGATTCTGGCTGAATTGCTCGACTTGCCTCAAGCGACAGTGTTGATGAAGCTGGAAATCGAAGCCGGCAAATTTAAAGCCGAGCGCGAAGTCGAAGGTGCACATGACACAGTAGAAGGTTCACTGCCTGCTGTGTTCAGCGCCCAGAAAGGACTGAACGAGCCCCGCTACTCATCGATCAAAGGTGTAATGGCTGCTCGCAAAAAAGAAATTGCTGTCAAAGATGCAGCCGCTCTTGGAGTGAAAGGAAAAGTTGGTGGAGACCAGCGCAAAGTCAAATTGAAAGAGATGCTCATGCCTCCAGATCGCCCGTCGGGCAAGAAGATCGAAGGCGACCCCGATACTCAAGCAAAAACACTGGTTCAGCTGTTGCGCAGCGAAGCACGAGTTATCTAA
- a CDS encoding response regulator transcription factor — MTTSAQKVMLVDDDETIIDTLEFNLKRHGFAVTAFNRGEVALAKFDELSPSLVILDWMLPDMVGPEICKLIRSRSSDVPILMLTGRSSPADVATGLSAGADDYLAKPFSAIELLARVQALLRRAGKASGKNARIQLGDLVLDNEAKLLLWHNKQIDLSPKEFSLLRTLMQNAGKTLSTETLLNQVWGADFAGDVKTVAVHVRWLRQKLEADPKNPQLLETVHRSGYRLNPPGEKSKDLSQ, encoded by the coding sequence ATGACCACCAGTGCACAAAAAGTGATGCTTGTTGATGATGATGAAACAATCATCGACACGCTTGAGTTCAATTTGAAGAGACACGGTTTTGCTGTCACGGCATTCAACCGGGGCGAAGTTGCGCTTGCCAAGTTTGATGAACTGTCCCCTTCGCTCGTCATTCTGGACTGGATGTTGCCCGACATGGTTGGTCCTGAAATCTGCAAATTGATTCGCTCAAGATCGTCTGATGTTCCGATTTTGATGTTGACTGGACGATCCAGCCCGGCTGATGTTGCCACCGGACTCAGTGCCGGGGCCGATGATTATCTGGCTAAACCGTTCAGCGCCATCGAACTGCTTGCCAGAGTGCAAGCGCTGTTGCGCAGGGCTGGAAAAGCAAGCGGCAAAAACGCGCGCATCCAACTTGGCGATCTTGTGCTCGATAACGAAGCCAAACTTTTACTCTGGCATAACAAGCAAATCGACTTGTCGCCTAAGGAATTTAGCCTGCTACGAACCCTCATGCAGAATGCCGGCAAGACTCTATCAACGGAAACCCTGCTCAATCAAGTCTGGGGAGCTGATTTTGCCGGCGATGTGAAAACAGTTGCCGTGCACGTTCGCTGGCTCAGGCAGAAGTTGGAAGCGGATCCTAAAAATCCGCAATTACTGGAAACTGTTCACCGCTCTGGATATAGATTGAATCCACCGGGTGAAAAATCAAAAGACCTCAGTCAATAG